acactttggatggtgtatcaatactcccagtcactacaaagacacaggcatCCTTCATAActtagttgctggagaggaagcaaaccgctcaaggatttcaccatgaggccaattgtgacttttaaaacagttacagagtttaatggctatgataggagaaaattgaggatggatcaacattatagttactccactatactaacctaaatgatagAGTGAAACGAAGAAAGCtggtacagaataaaaaatatgcaATAAGATAGAAAATAGAATAAAAAATATGCAATAAGGcattaaagtaaaactgcaaaaaatgacGCAAAGAatttaactttatgtcctgaatacaaagtgttatgtttggggcaaatccaacacaacacatcactgcgtaccactcttcatattttcatggtggtggctgcatcatgttatgggtatgcttgtaaattggcaaggactatggagttaaaaaataaataaatctaaaTGTAgcaaagcacaggaaaaatcctagaggTAAACCTGGttttgtctgctttccaacagacactgggatacaaattgcttaccaagacgacattgaatgttccttagtggcctagttacagttttgacttaaatcgtcttgaaaatctatggcaagacttgaacatgtctgtctagcaatgatcaacaaccaacttgacagagcttgaagaatttgaaaaagaataatgagcaaatattgtacaatccaggagtGTAAAGTTCTTTGAGAATTACCCAGAacaactcacagctgtaattgctgccaaagattATTCAAACATGTATTGACTTGTTGTGTTAGTATTTATGTAAATAcaaaatatttctgtatttaatttttttaaatgtatttatctaaaaacattttttcattttgtcatcaTGAGGTATTTTGTGTAAATGGGTGCAATTATttgttttaatccattttgaattcaggatgtaacacaacaaaatgttcgCTACACCAGACCTTCGGCTGCACTTTCCATCACAAGCAAAGAGCCGTCCCCCCACCTGATCCACAAGCTTTTGtcttgatttcatttgattgaaAGAGTTTGACAAAGACATCAATGGAACAGACCCAAAATGAAAGCATAAGGGCACACTCATCCACCTACACTTATACAGAAGCCATTGGCTTCACCATACCCACATCTAAGCCTTTAATTTAGTCACTAACTGACTAACCTAAGAATAACCCAATTTAGGGTCATTTGATTCTGGTGGTCAGAAGATCAGAAAGAAGGGCAGTTGAGGTTTTATTAAGCCCCAAATATAGTAAGTTGAGATGGGGGGGTCGTTTTATTTCAGATCAAGCTCTCTCTCGAGGAGGGAGATGACCTCAGCAATCTGATTACTGTCTGTGTTATCATAAAGCATTCTGACTCCTTTTGAGTAAATCTTACTGTGTGTCTGCAATGGTGCTGCTGCTAAACAAACATATGAGGTGTTCCTGAACTTTAGTCAAGTTATATAGACTGAATGCACCGGGGTGCACCTTTAACCCGAAGCAATAAGATAGGGACATATTATTTAAGATGTCAGTCTAATATGTGACAATTATTTGTGAAGATAATGGTACTGGCAAATCATCTCTAAAGAGTTATGACTAACATGTTAATCAAGGCAGAAACCTGTCAATATTAATCAGACAATATACTGAATGTTGTTTGATGAATAATTGTACGCTAACAACAACTGTGGTCATAACAGTGCCCACATTAGTAGAAATGAAAGAGCATGCACGTCcagtttctttttttctttttgtcAGCAAACTTGGAATGAAGTTGTACATTCCTTTTCAATGCTGACACTTCAAAACCCATTGATAAAAGTGTGTGTTCATTTGGAATTCCTGCCATTCCGGTGTGAAAACCATAACAGGTTCTTAAAACCAATTTAAGTTCTGATCCAGCCCCTTTTTCCTCTTGAACTTTAAAGGGCATGTTGAACTACATTTGGCCTTAATGAGATTAGTTTATGCACACATGATAATGATTATAAATCAGAACAAATGTCAGAATGGTTTTATTAATTGTTAAGGCATGTGGGATTTGCGCTGTGTCTTTCACAGTACTTAAAATACAGTGTTTTCGACATGCAGCACGTGGACAGTTGCAATGTATCATTATCATGTTAACACTGGAAAATAATTGATGTTTTGACACCCATAAAAAGTCCTCAGCACCATAAAAGTATGTCAACGTAAAGAATTTGGCCTACAATACAATTTAACACTTCACTTTAAAAGCTAAGCACTGTTACACTTTTTGATTaatatgtttgttttgttctgCTTGTGTGAGATAACAACAACAATATGACCTGTGGGCGAACAAGCTTGAGAAATGCTTCAACATGGACATATTTCAGGAGATATCGCAAGAGAAACACAAACAGTAACTGACGAAGCAAATGTAATGAGTCTTTGCACCAGGGCACACCAAGATCAACCATCCTGAATCACACTGTAAGACACTGGCAGGGAGTCCTCTCTAATACTGCCATGTATAGGTTACAGTGTATTTACATTTACAGCTCACGCCTTGACTACCACATCACAACAAGCCTGCTTGACTCTCAATCAGTGTGTAAGTCTATACTTACCGATGTTGACTCGATGGAGGAGGCTTGCCTTTAGCCTCTAGATCTATGATGAGGTGGGATGGCCTTGATGTGTCcacaacagaaaacccagacaagTCGTTCCTTGCACGTTGCTCTCTTGGTTGAGGGTACAGTGAGAATGACGATGTAAAAAGGAATGAACAATCGGGCTTTGATGAAAGTCATTGCAAATGAAGGGTGGTGGGGAACTTGGTGTTAACGACATTTGTTTCTATTTGGAACATTAAAGCAGAGGAACAGTAGCCCTATAAAGTCTCAAGGGGTATAGGAACATGCACAGGCCTTTTTAGAATAACGTACAAAGCTTCCTACACTATGGGACACAAATAAAACAGAGTTGATGAGCCTTTTGCTAAACTAACAGACGCAGCGATGCAATGAAGgaaatttttacatttacatttaagtcatttagcagacgctcttatccagagcgacttacaaattggtgcgttcaccttaagacatccagtggaacagccactttacaatagtgcatctaaatcttttaaggggggagggggtgagaaagattactttatcctatcctaggtattcctgaaagaggtggggtttcaggtgtctccggaaggtggtgattgactccgctgtcctggcgtcgtgagggagtttgttccaccattggggggccagagcagcgaacagttttgactgggctgcgcgggaactgtacttcctcagtggtagggaggcgagcaggccagagatggatgaacgcagtgcccttgtttgggtgtagggcctgatcagagcctggaggtactgaggtgccgttcccctcacagctccgtaggcaagcaccatggtcttgtagcggatgcgagcttcaactggaagccagtggagagagcggaggagcggggtgacgtgagagagaacttgggaaggttgaacaccagacgggctgcggcgttctggatgagttgtaggggtttaatggcacaggcagggagcccagccaacagcgagttgcagtaatccagacgggagatgacaagtgcctggattaggacctgcgctgcttcctgtgtgaggcagggtcgtactctgcggatgttgtagagcatgaacctacaagaacgggccaccgccttgatgttagttgagaacgacagggtgttgtccaggatcacgccaagtttcttagcgctctgggaggaggacacaatggagttgtcaaccgtgatggcgagatcatggaacgggcagtccttccccgggaggaagagcagctccgtcttgccgagttcagcttgaggtggtgatccgtcatccacactgatatgtctgccagacatgcagagatgcgattcgccacctggtcatcagaagggggaaaggagaagattaattgtgtgtcgtctgcatagcaatgataggagagaccatgtgaggttatgacagagccaagtgacttggtgtatagcgagaataggagagggcctagaacagagccctgggggacgccagtggtgagagcgcgtggtgaggagacagattctcaccacgccacctggtaggagcgacctgtcaggtaggacgcaatccaagcgtgggccgcgccggagatgcccaactcggagagggtggagaggaggatctgatggttcacagtatcgaaggcagccgataggtctagaaggatgagagcagaggagagagagttagctttagcagtgcggagggcctccgtgatacagagaagagcagaaaTGGTGTTAATGGGTCGTTTCCATACATTTACAGCTAGCAGTCTCGTTGATAACCTCACAGATAACCCGGGCATATTTCTCTCCACCCCCAGCATGTGGGCCCAAAGCCTGCACACGCTGACTGAACAAAGAGCATATTTACCAGCCCAATGGCTGCTCCTTAGCATGGGGTTTGCAGTCTAAAACTGGCAAGTCATCCTGGGGTTACAGTATtgtttcagtttttttgttatcCTCGTCACACACTGGCATGACTCAGTCCTGTGAAATGAATATAGgccagggtgtgatgtgggggaTTGTGTATTTTCTGATATCTTACCAAAGGTCAATTTGTGGTTGAATGGGGTTCCCATTGCGTCGATAGACCATGAACCGCAGTaaataatgcagagcccatgtaAAATGACTTTATTCCTTTATGTACTTTTCTTTCTGTtggataacagataatcaatgttgttttttttaaacaatcttTTTCAAGCACCTCCTTGATTGAGCAACATCCGTGATTGTAAAAACATATGGGCACACAAAACGTTGCTCTTCAGGACATCTTTGCCACAGATATCCACAACATGGTTAGCTAAGCCTGGGCAAAACAACCCAGGAATGCAAGAGGCACACAGCAGCAGATAGTTTACACCCTCTACAAGTTTCCAAATACACACTGTCTCCCTGACAAGAAGCCTATCACATGCGGTCTAAATGTCTACGTTTGAACAATCAATATGATTTGATTGGTGTAGTCTCTCAATCTTGTGTTATGGTAAAATAACCAAAAAGTAATTACCTAAGGCAAAAAGCAGGATCACAAAGAGAGGGCCACAGAAAAGGGCTCAGAAAAGGAGAGGGCGAACTTAGGATGGGGACAAGCTGAACTGAAATGTGACACAGATCACTCACTTGCCATGGGAGAAGATAAGATGGTATAGGGGAGAGGGGGGCAAGAGCCTTGTCCCTGGACCAAAAGTTGTTTTGTAAAATGATCCATTGTTATCAAGCATGAAGAATTCTAGAAGTGCTTTGGACTCAGCCTTTTTGCTTGTGGCAGTGGTCTCTGGAGCCATGTCTGTACTGCattaaaaatacaaaaagaaAACCCCACACCAGGAAGGCTTTGAGTCAAGCATTGCTACAGTACAACATCCTGAGACTTCAAAGCTTTGATTCCTATAGGAACAATTTAATATCATAAAGATGAAATCGGGGGAAACCACAGCACAGGATCCAACTTCCATTAATAAGTACAGGGTTTCCAGCACACCATGTATACACGCAGTGGGAAGTCTCTGCATTCACAGTAGTCTTTGTTGCATGAGACTTTGTCTCAGTTCATTATTTCAGAGTCAGCACTATATGATCATGGCTTGAACCAAAGACAATAACCTTATTGTCTAATCTAtgctatatatacagtgccttcagaaagtattcacacccattggtttttccccacattttgttgtgtcacagcctgaatataaatggattcaattgaggtTGTGTGCCACTGGCCtatacacaatacctcataatgtcaaagatgaattatgttttttgaaaagaaaatgaaaagttgaaatgtcttgagtcaagtatTCAGCCCTTTGTTATGACATGTCTAAATAAGTCTAGGGgtacaaatgtgcttaacaagtcacataatatgctgcatggactcactttgtgcaataatagtgtttaacgtgatttttgaatgactaccaaACAATAACTCAACCACAAAGGCCAGAGTTTTTCCAATGCCTGgtgaagaagggcacctattggtagatgggaaaaaaatgtaataatctgacactgaatatccctttgagcgtggtgaagttattaattacactttggagtgtgtatcaatacaccctgcCACTACAttatacaggtgtccttcctaactcagttgccggagaggaagggaaCTGCTCACGAATTTCACCATACAGTTTTAAAACTTTAAAACAGTTGAAGAGTTTGActgtgatagaaaactgaggatgtaGTAACCCCATAATACtagcctaaatgacagagtgagaaggaagcctgtacataataaaaaaatattcaaaaacatgcattCTATTTGCAATAAGGcattaaagtaaaactgcaaaaaatgtgtcaaagaaattaacattatgtcctgaatacagtgttatgtttggggcaaacacAACACATCGCTGagcaccactcttcatattttcaagcatggtggtggctgcatcatgtaatgagtatgcttgtcattggcaaggactagggagattgaagaatccaggtgtgtaaagctcttcAATAATTACCCAGAAAAGCTCACagtgtaatcactgccaaaggtgattctaacatgtattgacttaggggtgtgaatacttatgtaaatgagatatttctgtattttattttcaatacatttaaaaaaaataatcctaaaacatgttttcactttgttattatggggtattgtgtgtagatggatgagaagaaaaaaaacgtaatccattttgaattcaggctatgAATAATTTCTGCAGGCACTGTAGCTGAAAGCCACTAAAACCATGTGTCctttagtacatatacagtaaattACAATATACAATAATAATATTTATTGGCACTTTATGTTATGGTACAGAAATTACCAGGGAttctctaatatatatatatatatatatatatatatatatatatatggtaaaATATGGTAAAATATGGTATATGGTAAAATTATAATTACATAGTAGTAACCTCTGAATTACATATTTGTTGGGATTAGATGAATCAGGCACCACTAGGGACTATTTGTCAGTCCATCTGTAAtttgcatgtcttgtattcatgGAGTATGTAAAATTAACTATGCAAAACTAGCTAGTCTAAATCCCAGCATATTCAAATATTCTGAGGAACAAGATTTCTAAGGTCCGCTCTCTAAAAGTATTTTCGACATAATCATGTTGAATGTATTGTTTGTAGCTTATAGATTCTTATACTATTGTGCGCACACACATCTAAACATCTGAGTAGAGCGTTTGTCCATTGTGGTCCTCCCAGGTGACACACACCCTAGGTCTGTAGGCCATCCTAGTGACATCCAGCTCAGGTTTACACTGGAACCATGTTTGAAGCAGTTGATCCATCTGTTCCTGCTTGGTGATCCCATggagtctctcctcctcttcatccaccATGTCTTCTTCCCCCCTGTACCTGACTTCGGGTGAGAGAGGCAGTCTGAGTACTGCGTCTTCCCGCATGCCCTCGAAGAACTGCACAACGCACTTGCGGGCAAAATCGCGGCAGTGAAGCACGCAGGTCTCATCGAAGAGCTTCTGCTCGATGTCCAGGTAGTTGCTCCAGTAGCGCGTCTGGAGGTTGGTGGCGTGGTCGTCGAAACAGGGCTTGATGAGACGGCCCAGCGCACCCAAGagaatgaagaagaggaggatagaCCAGCCAATCGCCTGTCAGGAAATACAGTACAAAGCAATGGCATTCTCGAATGGAGAGTGGAGGACATCAGTCATCAGGGTGATAGTTTCTGACACACCCCGGTTAAGGAATGGGATTTGACTGTACAAATAATGAACAAAAGCCAGCCTACCTAAGTAAGGGCaacaacatttttaaaaatccctTTGAATACTAAACCCATCAACTCAAATACGCAAAGTAAAGACATGCGTTTCAGAGGTATTTAAAAACGGGAGTGCACTCACTTGGGAGTAGCAGCGCACGTAGCGTGAAACAGCTTTACGAAATGTGCTGTTCCTGAAGATCATATCCTCCTTGCAGGGCACCTTGGCCATGAGCTTGATCAGGTCAAGGCCGGTATTGTTGGGCATGCCTGTGAAAGTATAGAGTACAACTAAAGTTTTTGTTTGAGTCCAAGTTCAAATGTTATAGTAGACAAGACTACACTATTTTGACTCTGGGTGAGGGTTTGGGTGAAAATCAGTTAGTTACAGGGCTATGAGTTAAGGTTATGATTGACAGGTGTTTCGGGCTATAGCTACCTGAGAAAGGCTTGGGGTCTACACTCATGCTGAAAGCACAGATGAAGATCTTCCCATCCAGCAGAGTGACCAGAATCCACACCATGGGCGCCAGTAGAGCCCTCTGCAACATGGCAGAGAACATGTACCTgcagagggttaggaataacatcACAATTAATTACAGGAAGCAGTAGTCGTTTTTTGGAAGAAAAGCTGTGATGGTAGTGGTCGTAAACACAGGAGCATGAGGTGGTTTTGACAGCAGCACTTGACAACTCACTTGACAATGGCAGGATTTTTGCTTCTCTTCCCAATGGGTCTCAACCATTCTTCCATCATGACCCCTGTGTGTCGATTGACCAAGATTCCCAGGAAGAAGAATATTAAAGGCGGGACAAACATCACCCCCAGTGCGTAGAGTTTGTTGTATTGTGGAATACAGGGGCAGTTGAAGTCAAAGCTGGTGTAGAGCTTCACACTGATCAGGGCCAGTACAATACAGATTCCATTTGATATGGACTCGGAATTGGACTGAAAATACTGTAAAACTAACTTCAGACGGTCCATGGTTTAGTGAGACCGAAAACTTACGACACACACGTGATAATGACCCGGTAAAGTGGTCAGACTAGGTTAACACACTGTACAAAAGTAACCGCAAACACCTTCGTTTTAAAGAACAAGATTTTCCCTACCGCAAAATAGTCCTCAATGAAGAAACAACTTCATTCCATTGTTGAATAAAAAAGGTCAATACCGTACTAGTATTTTTGTTAGGTTGAGTCAAGAGTCAGAGCAGAGGTTGAAAAATGCACCAGCCAGGTTAGTGTCATCTGACCACACCCCAGTAGTACGTGTGCAGGTCGGAGCACACTGACAGAGGCTttaggagagaaaggagggtgtGTTCACTAGCTCCTACTGTGTAGGTGCAACAGAGTTCAACACTGTATAACAATCACTGATCTTTGAATGACAGGTGTTTAATGACTTTGCTGTACTCTTATAAGAGCCAGAGCCTTTTCTACCTATTATTTTTTACTCTGAATAACCCCAATGTGAACTGTTCACGTCAACTTTGTGTCTCACATTGCTTCCCAACCACGACACATTGTTTTATTAAATACATGTGAAAACATGGATACTCCTTTCAAAGACAAAAGGTGCATTCACCAGTGCTGCTTACAGACTATGTAGCTCTAAGAAATAGAACTCACATGATCAGAACTACACATTCAAGTGTTGGTTTATTTTTTGAAAATGATAGGCATACAAAACAATTAAAAGGACATGGTCTCAGCATGCATAAAGTGCTTGGAGTTTTGCTCCAACATACAGTGTCAACGAACCCGTTGCGTGAACAAGATATAGGAGTTCAGCATTTACTTTAGCATGCATTGTGAAAAGTAATTGATTCCAATTCAAGTGGGGCTTATGAATGATTACTTTAAGTGATTTAATCG
The Oncorhynchus nerka isolate Pitt River linkage group LG28, Oner_Uvic_2.0, whole genome shotgun sequence genome window above contains:
- the LOC115113271 gene encoding calcium homeostasis modulator protein 3 gives rise to the protein MDRLKLVLQYFQSNSESISNGICIVLALISVKLYTSFDFNCPCIPQYNKLYALGVMFVPPLIFFFLGILVNRHTGVMMEEWLRPIGKRSKNPAIVKYMFSAMLQRALLAPMVWILVTLLDGKIFICAFSMSVDPKPFSGMPNNTGLDLIKLMAKVPCKEDMIFRNSTFRKAVSRYVRCYSQAIGWSILLFFILLGALGRLIKPCFDDHATNLQTRYWSNYLDIEQKLFDETCVLHCRDFARKCVVQFFEGMREDAVLRLPLSPEVRYRGEEDMVDEEEERLHGITKQEQMDQLLQTWFQCKPELDVTRMAYRPRVCVTWEDHNGQTLYSDV